The proteins below come from a single Papaver somniferum cultivar HN1 chromosome 11, ASM357369v1, whole genome shotgun sequence genomic window:
- the LOC113322081 gene encoding serine carboxypeptidase-like 8 has protein sequence MAAYKLFIICLVFHLFPRLPECEAVSSGKVVPYLPGLEVQPLPFHLETGYIGVGDSENYQLFYYFVHSERNPKEDPLVLWLTGGPRCSGFSGLALEVGPISMAKVEYINGSLPKLTLNPNSWTKTANIIFLDQPVHSGFSYSKSSNDPIMSDTVSANNTHEFLTKWLIQNPEFQSNPLYVAGDSYSGIIAPNLVQDLIRDMEDGNYPFLNFKGYSLGNPVTYIEMELNARVEYAYHLGLLSYELYQSMKENCNGNFLSFDLTNVNCLPYRKVFEDLTAGINLSSVLEPLCSSDSTLTTSLKPKETIKYREHRRSLQRTGEGLSEERVLPYYSCWRLSLLSEYWANDAAVRKALHVREGTVENWIRCNQRGLPYETNVKSSIPYHRNISTKGYRHLIYSGDHDMKVSHISTESWIRSLANLSVIDEWRPWYFSGQIAGYTRAYSNGLTYATVKGGGHEAAGYKPGECYTMFERWVSNTPL, from the exons ATGGCAGCTTACAAGTTGTTCATCATCTGCTTAGTATTCCATCTATTCCCACGGCTCCCAGAATGTGAGGCAGTCTCAAGTGGTAAAGTGGTTCCTTATCTTCCTGGATTAGAAGTTCAACCTCTTCCTTTCCACTTAGAAACCGG GTATATAGGTGTTGGTGATAGTGAAAATTATCAACTGTTTTACTACTTTGTCCATTcagaaagaaatcctaaagaaGATCCTCTTGTTTTATGGCTCACCGGTGGTCCTCGTTGCTCTGGATTCAGTGGTTTGGCACTGGAAGTAG GTCCTATATCCATGGCCAAAGTGGAATACATCAATGGCAGCTTACCCAAACTGACATTGAATCCAAACTCATGGACGAAG ACTGCCAACATCATCTTCTTGGATCAGCCTGTGCACAGTGGATTCTCATATTCAAAGTCGTCCAACGATCCAATAATGTCCGACACTGTATCAGCTAATAACACACACGAATTCCTTACAAAG TGGTTGATTCAAAATCCGGAATTCCAATCTAACCCACTTTATGTTGCTGGTGATTCCTATTCCGGCATTATAGCCCCGAACTTAGTTCAAGATTTGATTAGAG ATATGGAAGATGGAAACTACCCCTTCCTCAACTTCAAG GGATATTCATTGGGCAATCCGGTTACTTACATCGAAATGGAATTAAATGCAAGAGTTGAATATGCATATCATTTGGGGCTTCTATCGTATGAACTCTACCAG TCTATGAAGGAAAACTGTAATGGGAATTTTCTAAGTTTTGATCTCACAAATGTTAATTGTTTGCCTTATCGCAAAGTCTTCGAAGAT TTGACGGCAGGAATAAATCTGTCGTCAGTATTGGAACCCCTTTGCAGTAGTGATAGTACTCTTACTACTTCCTTGAAACCCAAAGAGACGATAAAGTATAGGGAACACCGGCGATCACTTCAGAGAACTGGAGAAGGTTTATCCGAGGAACGTGTTCTTCCTTATTATAGTTGTTGGCGG TTATCACTGCTGTCGGAATATTGGGCAAATGATGCTGCGGTTCGTAAAGCTCTCCATGTCAGGGAG GGAACAGTCGAAAATTGGATCAGATGCAACCAAAGGGGATTACCATATGAAACGAATGTTAAAAGCAGCATACCATATCATCGCAACATTAGCACCAAAGGTTATAGACATCTTATCTACAG CGGTGATCATGATATGAAAGTCTCACATATATCTACCGAATCATGGATACGATCACTCGCCAACTTGTCTGTAATCGATGAATGGCGTCCGTGGTATTTCAGTGGGCAAATCGCAGG GTACACAAGGGCCTACTCTAATGGCTTAACATATGCAACTGTTAAG GGAGGTGGCCATGAAGCTGCAGGGTACAAGCCCGGAGAATGCTATACGATGTTTGAGAGGTGGGTCTCAAATACTCCGTTGTGA